In the Rhodoferax fermentans genome, CCTGGCCATGGTCGACATCGGTGCCCGCGAAAAAGGGCTGACCCTGGTCAACAGCACCGCCGTGCTGGTGCTGACCTACACTTTGGGCGGGCTGATGGCCTCGGCACTGTCTGGCGCGTTGATCGAGTGGTCCCCCGCGCTGGGTTTCCCGCTGCTGCTGAGTCTGCTGGCACTGGCCGCCTGCTGGGCACTGGTGCGCCATGCCCGGCGTTTTTGACCGTTTCACCACGTGGTTTGACCTGACCCCTCGGGAGGCAAGATGTTTTTTGCAACAGATGTCAGCGCCGTCTCGCACGGTATCCAGCTGGCGGTGGCGCCGGTGTTTTTGCTCACCGCCGTGGCAGGCATGATTGGCACGGTGGCCGGGCGGCTAGCGCGCATCATCGACCGCGCCCGCCTGCTGGAGGGCCGTATCGAAGCCGCTCCTCACGACTGCCCGATGCCCACCATCATTGCCGAGCTCAAACAGCTGCGCAAACGCGGCAACCTGGTGAACGTCTGTATTGGCTTGCTGACCCTGTGTGCGATCCAGATCGGGCTGACCATCATGGCGCTGTTTCTCGGTGAAACCACCGAAATCGAGAGTTTCAAGGTGGCCACCGTGTTGTTCCTGTCGGGGGTGGGCAGCTTTTTGCTGGCGCTGCTGTGTTTTCTGACCGAAACGGTGATTGCCACCCGTATCCTCAAATTTGGCCACGGCGGGCGCCAGGCCAAACACTGGGGGCCCCCTCA is a window encoding:
- a CDS encoding DUF2721 domain-containing protein, whose translation is MFFATDVSAVSHGIQLAVAPVFLLTAVAGMIGTVAGRLARIIDRARLLEGRIEAAPHDCPMPTIIAELKQLRKRGNLVNVCIGLLTLCAIQIGLTIMALFLGETTEIESFKVATVLFLSGVGSFLLALLCFLTETVIATRILKFGHGGRQAKHWGPPQ